A portion of the Perognathus longimembris pacificus isolate PPM17 chromosome 20, ASM2315922v1, whole genome shotgun sequence genome contains these proteins:
- the Aldh16a1 gene encoding aldehyde dehydrogenase family 16 member A1, protein MAATHLGPRVSEIFTTMEYGPVPESHACALAWLDTHDRQLGHCVHGQWLKPEHRNSVPCQDPVTGEILASCLEASADDVVSAVDAARTAFVGWSRLPGTSRAQHLTSLAKSIQKHQRLLWTLESLVTGRAVREVRDREVPLAQQLLQYYAVQAQAQSETLASWEPTGVIGLILPPTFSFIEMMWRICPALAVGCTVVALVPPASPTPLLVAQLAGELGSFPGVLNVVSGSSSLGPVLASQPGVQMVTFCGAVEEGRTLRRTLAGQRAELGLALGSESLLLLTDSADLDSAVEGVVDAAWSDRSPGGLRLLIQESVWEETMRRLQARMGRLRSGPGLDAAVDMGARGAAARDLAQSYVLEAQSQGGQVFQAGDVPTDSPFYPPTLVSGLPPASPSAQAEVPWPLVVASPFRTSKEALALANGTPWGGSASVWSERLAQALELGHGLQVGTVWINAHGLRDPAVPTGGCKESGSSWHGDLDGLHDYLRSLVTPARVPFLCESLNYDTFGLSVPSTLPAGPVVPSPAPPYGLFVGGRFQPPGARSSRPILDLSGGLHGYVAEGGAKDVRGAVEAAHQAAPGWAAQSPAARQAALAALAGALERRQPALRARLERHGVQQQLAKMEVELSIGRLRTWRARVQGQGQALQIASLRGLVLRLREPLGVLAIVCPDEWPLLAFMSLLVPALAHGNAVVLVPSGTCPLLALEVCQDMATLFPAGLVNVVTGDRDHLTRTLALHQDVQALWYFGSAQGSQFVEWASAGNLKPVWVNGGRSRAWDLETEGASAELGLRAARTKALWLPMGD, encoded by the exons gCCTGGCTGGACACACATGACCGGCAGCTGGGCCACTGTGTGCATGGGCAGTGGCTAAAGCCAGAACACAGGAACTCGGTGCCTTGCCAGGATCCCGTCACAG GAGAGATCTTGGCCAGTTGCCTTGAGGCCTCGGCTGATGATGTAGTCTCAGCGGTGGACGCAGCTAGGACTGCTTTTGTGGGCTGGAGCAGACTCCCCGGAACCTCCAGGGCCCAGCACCTGACCAG TTTGGCCAAGAGTATCCAGAAGCACCAGCGGCTGCTGTGGACCCTGGAATCCCTGGTGACTGGACGGGCTGTTCGTGAGGTTCGAGACCGGGAAGTCCCGCTGGCCCAGCAACTGCTCCAGTACTACGCAGTGCAGGCACAGGCTCAGAGTGAGACACTGGCGAGCTGGGAGCCCACAG GAGTCATCGGCCTCATCTTACCACCCACGTTCTCCTTTATTGAAATGATGTGGAGGATTTGCCCTGCTCTGGCTGTGG GCTGCACTGTGGTGGCCCTTGTTCCACCGGCCTCCCCAACACCCCTACTCGTGGCCCAGCTGGCAGGGGAGCTGGGCTCCTTCCCCGGGGTCCTCAATGTGGTCAGTGGCTCTTCCTCCCTGGGGCCAGTGCTGGCGTCCCAGCCTGGAGTGCAGATGGTGACCTTCTGTGGTGCTGTTGAG GAAGGACGCACCCTTCGACGGACCCTGGCAGGCCAGAGGGCTGAGCTGGGCCTGGCCCTGGGCTCAGAGTCGCTGCTGCTGCTGACAGACTCAGCGGACTTGGACTCAGCTGTGGAGGGTGTGGTTGATGCTGCCTGGTCAGACCGCAGCCCG GGGGGCCTCAGGCTCCTCATCCAGGAGTCTGTGTGGGAAGAAACCATGCGGCGGCTCCAGGCCCGGATGGGCAGGCTTCGGAGCGGCCCAGGACTGGATGCGGCCGTGGACATGGGGGCTCGAGGGGCTGCAGCACGTGACCTGGCCCAGAGCTATGTGCTGGAGGCCCAGAGCCAGGGTGGACAG GTGTTCCAGGCTGGCGATGTGCCCACAGATAGCCCGTTTTATCCCCCAACCTTAGTCTCAGGActcccccctgcctccccaaGTGCCCAGGCAGAG GTGCCGTGGCCACTGGTTGTGGCCTCCCCTTTCCGCACAAGCAAAGAGGCGCTGGCCTTGGCCAATGGGACTCCGTGGGGAGGCAGCGCCAGCGTGTGGAGCGAGAGGCTGGCGCAGGCGCTGGAGCTGGGCCACGG GCTCCAGGTGGGCACCGTGTGGATCAATGCCCATGGGCTCAGGGACCCTGCAGTGCCCACGGGTGGCTGCAAGGAAAGTGGGTCTTCCTGGCATGGGGATCTGGAT GGTCTCCACGACTATCTGCGCTCCTTAGTGACCCCTGCCCGGGTGCCCTTCCTTTGTGAGAGCCTCAACTACGATACCTTTGGCCTCTCTGTCCCCTCAACTCTGCCAGCCGGGCCAGTAGTACCCAG CCCGGCACCCCCCTATGGACTCTTTGTGGGAGGTCGTTTCCAGCCTCCTGGGGCCAGGAGTTCGAGGCCCATCCTGGATCTTTCCGGCGGCCTCCATGGCTATGTGGCGGAGGGCGGAGCCAAGGACGTCCGCGGCGCAGTGGAGGCCGCGCACCAGGCCGCCCCTGG CTGGGCAGCCCAGTCCCCCGCCGCCCGGCAGGCCGCGCTGGCGGCCCTGGCAGGCGCCCTGGAGCGCAGGCAGCCCGCGCTGCGCGCCAGGCTGGAGCGGCACGGTGTACAGCAGCAGCTGGCCAAGATGGAGGTGGAGCTGAGCATCGGCCGGCTCCGGACGTGGAGGGCCCGGGTGCAGGGCCAGGGCCAAGCCCTGCAG ATCGCAAGCCTAAGAGGCCTCGTGCTCAGGCTCCGGGAACCCCTCGGTGTATTGGCTATCGTGTGCCCAGACGAGTGGCCCCTGCTGGCCTTCATGTCCCTGCTGGTGCCCGCTCTGGCTCATGGGAACGCTGTGGTCTTGGTGCCCAGCGGGACCTGTCCCCTGCTGGCCCTGGAAGTCTGCCAG GATATGGCCACGCTGTTTCCTGCCGGCCTGGTGAACGTGGTAACAGGAGATCGAGACCACCTGACTCGCACTCTGGCCTTGCACCAAGATGTCCAGGCGCTGTGGTATTTTGGATCTGCCCAG GGGTCCCAGTTTGTGGAGTGGGCCTCAGCCGGTAACCTCAAGCCCGTGTGGGTGAACGGGGGCCGCTCACGGGCCTGGGATCTGGAGACCGAGGGGGCATCCGCAGAGCTGGGGCTGAGGGCAGCACGGACCAAGGCCCTGTGGCTGCCGATGGGGGACTGA
- the Flt3lg gene encoding fms-related tyrosine kinase 3 ligand — MTVLAPARSPLLLLLLLLLLLNPCLHGTPDCAFTHSPITSDFQVKIQQLSDYLLQDYPVTVASNLQDEELCPALWRLLLAQRWMERLKAVAGAHLLSLLETVNTEIHFVTTCPFQPLPSCLRFVQTNISHLLQDTSRQLVALKPWITRRDFSGCLEVQCQPDPSTQPPPTPGALEGTALPPSQPSLLLLLLLLPAALLLLLATAWFLHWQRPRGAPPRAREQVPPASHPQDTLLEER; from the exons ATGACAGTGCTGGCGCCAGCCAGGAGT ccattgctgctgctgctgctgctgctgctgttgctgaacCCCTGCCTCCACGGGACCCCCGACTGTGCCTTCACCCACAGCCCCATCACCTCTGACTTCCAAGTCAAAATCCAGCAGCTG TCTGACTACCTGCTTCAAGATTACCCCGTCACAGTGGCCTCAAACCTGCAGGAC GAGGAGCTGTGCCCAGCTCTGTGGCGGCTGCTCCTGGCCCAGCGCTGGATGGAGCGCCTCAAGGCGGTGGCCGGGGCTCATCTGCTCAGCCTCCTGGAGACGGTCAACACGGAGATCCATTTCGTCACCACATGCCCCTTCCAG cccctccccagctgTCTCCGCTTCGTCCAGACCAACATCTCGCACCTCCTGCAGGACACCTCCCGGCAGCTGGTGGCCCTGAAGCCCTGGATCACCCGCCGCGATTTCTCTGGGTGCCTGGAGGTGCAGTGCCAGCCCG ACCCCTCCACCCAGCCACCCCCAACTCCCGGGGCCCTGGAGGGGACAGCACTGCCCCCCTCTCAGCCTTCCTTGCTGCTGCTCTTGCTGCTGCTGCCCGCTGCCCTCCTGTTGCTGCTGGCCACTGCCTGGTTCCTGCACTGGCAAAGGCCCAGAGGGGCCCCACCACGTGCCAGGGAGCAG GTGCCCCCCGCCTCCCACCCTCAGGACACACTGCTGGAGGAACGATGA